AGTTATAAGCATCATGTAGAGCTCTTACTGCAAGCTCTGCATATTTTTCTTCAATAATCATAGAAACTTTGATTTCAGAAGTTGAAATAATTCTAATATTGATGTTTTCATTTGCTAAAGCTGTAAAAGCTTTAGAAGCAACTCCAGTATGAGATTTCATACCTACACCAACAATTGATACTTTACAAATTGATTCATTGTAATCAATGTTTTCTGCATCATTTTTAAATTTTTCCATTACTAATTTACAATTTTCCCAATCAGTTACAGGAATTGTAAAGTCTAAATCTGTTTTACCATCAACACCAACTGTTTGAACAATCATATCAACATTTATATTAGCATCTGCAAGTGCAGTAAAAATTGATGATGCAATACCTGGTCTATCAGTTACTCCATACATTCCAACTCTTACTTGATTTTTATCTAAAGCAATACCACTTACAACTGGTTTTTCCATAATATTTTCTTCCTTAGTAATTAATGTACCTTCAACTTCTGGCGTAAAGCTGCTTCTTGATACTAAATTTACATTTAATTTTTTCGCCATTTCAACTGATCTATTTTGTAATACTTTTGCACCTAAGCTTGCAAGTTCTAACATCTCATCATAAGAAATTTTATCTAACTTCTTAGCTTTAGGTTCAATTCTTGGGTCTGTAGTATAAATACCATCAACATCAGTATAGATTTCACAAACGTCTGCATCTATTGCACCAGCAATTGCAACTGCTGTTAAATCAGAACCACCTCTACCTAAAGTAGAAACTCTACTTGAATCTTGCGTTACACCTTGAAAACCTGCTACGATAATTATTTTACCTTCTTTAATAGCATTTTCCATATTTGTTGTATCAATAGATTCAATTCTTGCTTTCATATGCGCATTATCTGTAACAATACCAGCTTCTCTTCCACTCATTGAAGTTGTTTTATATCCTTGTTCATTTAATGCAATTGAAAGTAGTGCAGAGGTAACTCTTTCCCCTGAACTTAATAACATATCTATTTCATTAGCAACAGGATTTTTAGAGAAGTGTGCTGCATAGTCTAATAACTTATTTGTCTCACCACTCATTGCAGAAACAACTGCAATAATGTCGTGACCTTCATCTTTCATACTTTTTATAATGTTGGCAACATTTTGTATTCTTTCAAGTGAACCTACACTTGTACCACCAAATTTTAGAACTTTTAACATTTTTTTAAATAAAACCCTCTTTTTTAAAATATTTTAAAACCTGCTTATATACAGTTCTTTTGAAGAATGTAATATAATCATAAATATTCTCAGTAGGAACAAATTTATATTCACTAAACTCAGGAATATGAGTATTAATATCTATTTTTGCACCTTTTTTTAATTTTACCAAGTAATACTTTTGGATTTGTCCATCATAAGGGTGCATTTTTTTGGCAATCACAGGCGGAAAATCATAGCTTACCCATTTTGGATATTCTGCGATTATCTCAACATCCCTTGTTCCAATTTCTTCTTCAAGCTCTCTAAACAATGCTTCATTTGGCTTTTCACCATCATCAATTCCACCTTGTGGAAATTGCCAAGCATTCTCTACATCTGTTCTTGAAGCTATAAAAATTTCACATTTTTCAGGATATTTTGCTGATAATACTATTGCTGCTACATTTGGTCTGTAATTCTTTTTATTTTTAGTATCTTTCATTTCTTTATCAGTCATAAATATTTTTTCCCTTATAATTAGCCGGATATTATAATAAAATTAGGATTAAAAATTGCTTTTATATATACATATACCTTTTTGTGATAGTAAGTGTCACTATTGCGCTTTTAACTCATATACAACTAAATTTAATCTAAAAAAAGATTATATGAAGGCTTTAAATATACAGTTAAAACATGATTTAGAAAATTATTGTAAAGATAAAACATTAGAAACAGTTTTTATAGGTGGAGGAACACCTAGTACTATAAAAATTGAAGATTATGAAGAGACTTTCAAAATTTTAGAAAACTATATAGATAAAAATACAGAAATAACAAGTGAGTCAAATCCAAACTCTGCAACAAAAGATTGGTTGCAAGGAATGAAAAACTATGGAGTAAATCGAATTAGTTTTGGAGTACAAAGTTTTCAAGAAAATAAGCTAAAAGAATTAAATCGAGCGCATAATGCAAAAAGTGCAATAACAGCTATACAAAATGCTTCTTGTATAGGTTTTGATAGTATTAACTGTGATATTATTTATGGTTTCAAAACAGATACTTTTGATAACTTAAAAGAGGATTTTTCTTTAGCATTTTCATTACCTATTACTCATTTAAGTGCTTACTCTTTAACCCTTGAAGAGGGTACAAAATTTTTCAATAAAAGTGAAGTTAAAATTGATGATGAAGAGTTATCATATAAAATATTTGATTTTTTAGAAAACAATGGTTTTTCTCAATATGAGATATCAAACTTTGCAAGAGGTAAAAATTATCACTCAAAACATAATTTTGGTTATTGGCAACATAAAGAGTATTTAGGAGTTGGTGCTGGAGCTGTTGGATATGTAAACAATCAAAGATATTATCCAAATAAAGATTTAGATGAGTATATTAAAAATCCAACTTCTTATGAGGTAGAAGAGTTATCAAATGATGATATAAAAGTTGAAAAAGTACTTTTAGGTTTTAGATGTATTTTAGGAGTAGAACTTTCAGTTTTTACAGAAGATGAGTTAAAAAGAGTAAATCATTTAATAGAAGAAGAAAAAATCTATATAAAAGATAAAAATGTTTTTAATAAAAACTTTCTTTTAGCAGATGAAATTTCTCTTTATATATTAGAGTAAACTCTTTTTGATATAATATCACCTTTATATATAAGGATATAAATGACAATAAAAGAAGTTGTAAGAAACTATTCTCAAAGATTAAAACAAATTACTCATATTCCAGCAAAGGAAGTTGAAATATTAATTTGTCATATTTTAGAGAAAAACAATATTTGGTTACATCTAAATTATAATAATGAATTTAATCAAATAGAAAAACTAGAAAAACTTATTAATAAAAGAGAAAAAGATTATCCTTTAGAGTACTTAATAGGAAAAGCCTCTTTTTATGGAGAGAGTTTTCTAGTAAGAGAAAATGTATTAATACCAAGACCAGAAACAGAAATATTAGTTGATAATGCAATAGAAATATTAAAAGAAACTCAAAATAAAACAGTTTTAGAAATAGGAACTGGTTCTGGAATTATTTCTGTAATGTTAGCTCTTTTAATTAAAGATATTAAAATTATAGCTGTTGATATAAATGATGATGCATTAGCTTTAGCAAAAGAGAATGCAAAAAAACATTCAGTAGAAGATAAAATCACCTTTATTAAAAGTGATTTATATACAGATATTGATAAGAATGAAGATATTTTTATGACTATCTCAAATCCTCCATATATTGCAAATAATTATAAGTTACCAACAAATGTAAAGTACGAACCAAGCAATGCACTTTTTGGTGGAGAAGTAGGGGATGAATTATTAAAAAATATCATAGATGAAACTTCAAAAAGAGAGATAAAATATCTACTTTGTGAAATGGGATATGACCAAAAAAAACCTTTAGAAAACTATTTAAATAATTTTAATATAAAAGACTACTCTTTTTATCAAGATTATGAAAAGTTTGATAGAGGTTTTACAATAGAATTTAAAAATTAAAAGGAATATAAATGTTTAAAGAGTTTGATTTAACAAATTTAGAAAATAGTAAAAGTAAATTAGAAGAGATTTTAGAAAATAGTAAAAAAGAGATTGAAGCGTTATTAACAATAGAAAACAAAAGTTATGAAAATTTTGTAAAACCATATGAAGAGATAGGGGAGAGTATTAATGAATTTATAACTCCAATCTTTCATATTGATTCAGTAAAAAATTCAGAAACAACTCAAAAAGTTTACGAAGAGTGCTTACCATTAATCTCAAATTACGAAACTGAGATCTCACAAAATGATAATATTTATAGGTCTTTAAAAGATATACAAGATAACTATTATACAACTTTAAATGATATACAAAAAAAAGTATTAGAAAATGAGATTAGAGATTTTAAATTAAGTGGTTGTCACTTAGAAGAAAAAGATAAAAAAAGATTAAAAGAGATCAATTTAAGACTTAGTGAGTTATCTCAAATTTTTTCTCAAAATCTTTTAAATGCAACAAATGCCTATGAAATGATAATTGAAAATTATGAAGATGTAAAAGAGATTCCTAAATCAGATTTAGAGTTTGCAAAGTTTGAAGAAGATGGAAAAACTAAATATAAATTTACTCTTCAAATGCCTTCTTATTTAGCATATATTACATATGGTTCAAATAGAGAAAGAAGAGAAGAAATCTATAAAGTATACACGACTAGAGCACCAGAGAATGAAAAAATAATAATTGAAATACTTTCATTAAAAGATGAAAAAGTTAAAATTTTAGGTTTTAAAAACTATGCTGAATATTCTTTACAAACTAAAATGGCAAATGAAGAAATTGAGGTAGTTACTTTCTTAGAAGAGCTTGCAAAAAAAGGAAAGAATAGAGCAAAAGAAGAGATTGAAGAACTAAAAAAATATGCTTTAAAAGATGGTATTTCTAAGATAGAAAGTTATGATTTAGCATATTATAGTGAGAAATTAAAAGAGGAAAAATATGATATTGATGAAGAGTACTATAGACCTTATTTTGAAAAGAATTCTGTTTTAAATGGTTTCTTTAATTTCTTAAATAAAATCTTTGAAGTTGAGTTTGAAAAAGCTTCAGATGCTAAAGCTTGGGATAAAGATGTACTAGTTTACAATATAAAAGAAAATTCAAAAGTATTTGCAAGAATTTATATTGACTTAGAGGCTAAAAAAGAGAAAAGAGGGGGTGCATGGATGAATAATTGGCACTCTCATTATGTAAACAAAAATGGTGAAAAAAGATTACCAACAGCTTATATTGTTTGTAATTTTCCTCAATCAAAAGAGGGTGTTCCTTCACTTTTAAGACACTCTGATGTAGTTACACTATTTCATGAAATGGGACATGCTTTACATCACTTATTTAGTAAAGTTCCAGAAGCTTTTGTAAGTGGTATTGCTGGTGTTGCTTGGGATGTTGTAGAGTTTCCTTCTCAATTCCTTGAATACTTTTCTTATGATAAAGAAGTTTTAAAGATGTTTGCAAAGCATTATGAAACAGGAGAGGTTTTAGATGATGAAGCTATTGATAAGTTAATAAAAGCAAGAAACTTTCAATCAGCCTTAGCAATGTTAAGACAAATTGAGTTTGCATTGTTTGATTTTAAACTGCATCAAAAGTTATACAAAACGGAAAGTGAAATACAGGGTTTATTAAATAACATAAGAGATGAATATGCCGCTATTAAGCCACCTGAATACAATAAGTTTCAAAATGGTTTTTCTCATATTTTTGCAGGTGGGTATGCTGCTGGATACTACTCATATAAATGGGCAGAAGTTTTAAGTGCAGATGCATTTTATATGTTTATCAACTCTAAGAAAGTATTTAACAAAGAGTTAGCAATGAAATATAAAAAGTCTATTTTAGAAAAAGGTGGCTCTGAAGATATGAATAAACTTTTCTATGAATTTGCCTCTAGAGAGCCAAGTGTTGATTCTTTATTGAAAATTGATGGAATTATTAGCTAGTTTTTGTAATAATATCACTTTTAATTAATATATAGAATTTTATAAGGGTTATTTATATGACAAACGCAGAAACAATCGCAAAACTTAATGAAGCTTTAGAAAAATTAATAGTTGCATACGAACAATTACAAAACTCTTATGACCAGCTTCAAGATGAGCATAATACTTTAGAAGATGAAAACGAAAAATTAAATAGTGAGAATAATAAACTAAAAGATAAAATTTCAGCTTTAGAAGCTGAGACGAGAAATTTAGAGGATAATCTAAATAATTTACAAGATAGTAGTGAAAAAGATTCTTCAAATATCAACTCAATGTTAAGTAAGATTGAGGGACTTTTAAGTAAAAAAGCTCATCCAGAAAAACATAAATATGAGTATGATGAAACATCAAAAGCAAGAGAAACAATACAAGAAGTAATTGTTGATAAGAAAAAAGAAGAGGAAACTGAAGAAAAAGAAGATAAAAAAGATTCTACTTTTTCAACAACAAGTAGTAGTTCTTCAGAAAAAATTGATTTAAATAGAATGGCATCATTATTAAACGGTTTTAATAACTAATATAAAAATATGATACTTTTATTAAATAAAGATTCACTCTTTTCTACTTTTGGAGTAAATACATTTCAAGACTTAGATTTAGCAATAAGTAGTATGGCACCTTCTATGGTAGATTACTACTTATCTGATTTATCAAATGGAGTAGATGATACTTATTTAAATAAAAGAAGTATACAAGATAGTATTAGTATTGGAGAATTTTCAATATATTTAGATTATGATGATGAAGTTTATTTAGAAATAGAAGATAATCTTCAAGATTTTGAAACAGGTTCTTTATGGTAAAAACTACTAATCCATAAGATTAGTAGTTGCTTTTAGTCTATGTTTATCAAAGTGGGTATAAATTCTAGATGTATTTATATCTGCATGTCCTAAAGCTTCTTGTACTAAAATCAAATCTTGATGTTTTTGATAAAGTAGGGTTGCAAAAGAGTGTCTTAACATATGAGCACCATTTTTCTCTTTTCTAATCCCTGCAAAAGTTAATATATTTTCTACTATTCTACTAACATAAGCTTGAGTTAACCTATTTCCTTTTTTGTTACAAACAAGCAAATCATCATTTGCATCTCTTTGTTCTAACCAAAAAGCTAAATCATTTTCAATAATCTTAGTTTTAATCATTACAACTCGAGGCTTATTACCTTTTCCTCTAACTTGTAAAATATAAACATCATCTTCTTTGTATATATCTTTTAGCCTCAAATTTAACATCTCTGAAACCCTAATACCTGTATAAATTATAATTTTAAGGATAAGTCTATTTCTATATTGAGTATCAAGGGAGAATTCAAAATTATTAATAGCTTCTAAAAACCTATCTATTTCTGCCTTATTCATAAAAGCAGGTAGTTTTGTACCTGATTGACCTTTTAAACCACCCCAGTTTTTAAGTTCTATTTTAAAAAGATGAGAACTTCCATCCTGATTTTCATTTTGTTTATCAATATAAGAAAATAGACCAAGTAGGGCAATTCTATGATTCTTTTTACTTGCATCTGATAAACCACTTGTATATGATGCTAAAAAATCACTTAGTAGCTCTTCATCTATCTCTTTCATTGAAGCTAAGCCAAGTTTTGTTAAGAAATTAAAAAGTTTTTCTAAAGGATTATAATAGGTATTAATTCCACTTAAACCAATATTTCTTGCTTCTTTAACTAGAGTTTTCAAACTCTCAATAGAATCTGTACCTTTAACTAACTCTTGAATTATTAGTGCAAGTTTCTCTTTATCTAAAACATTTGAGTTTGAAAGTGTTGTTAATTTGTATCTAATAAATCTTTCTATCCAAAATAGAAGTGTTTTATCAAAGCTATTACAGAAATCTAATTCATATCTCATTTATAAGCCTTTTATTTAAATAAAAGAGATTATAACTAAATATATATTAATTAGTATTGAAAACTATAATTTTCAAACTTTTACATTGGGATAAAAGAAGAATACTATCTTCTTTTATTTTTAGAGAATTCTATTATATATTGTGCAATTTCATCTAAATGAACAATATCTTTTACAGCTCCAGCTTGAATTGCTTTTGCAGGCATACCAAAAACAACACAACTTGCTTCATTTTGAGCAATTGTGTATGCTCCATTATCATGAAGTTCTTTCATGGCAATTGTACCATCATCACCCATTCCTGTCATCATCACTGCCATTGCTGCTCCACCAACTGCATTATTAACAGATCTAAACATAACATCTACACTTGGTCTATGATGACTAATCTTAATATCATCTAGTAATCTAATTTGATATTCACCCCTTGCAGTTCTTTCTATAGTCATATGCATATTTCCTGGTGCTAAATAAGCATGACCATTTTCTAAAACCATACCTGTTTCTGCTTGTTGAACTCTAAGTGAAGAGTTATCATTAAGTCTATCTGCAAAAGATTTTGAGAAACCATAAGGTATATGTTGTGTTATTACTATAGGAGGAAGATCATTTGTTAAATTCTTAAAGACCCTTAACAATGATTCAACTCCACCTGTTGAAGAACCAATAGCTATAATTTTCTTCCCCATTAGTGGTGCAGGTCTTAAAGGTATAAGCATATCTGGATGATTTTTCTTATTAACTTCTAAAGTTCTAGTTTTTACTTCTTTTTTTGGTCTAGGTTTTTTTAATGTATATCTTTTTAAAAGGAATGTTAGGTTTAGTAGATTTTCTTTAATTCTTTCTCCAAAAGATATCATTGATTCCCCTGCTTCAGGTTTTGGTATAAACCCAACTGCACCATCATCAAAAATATCATTACCTCTTACACTTTCTCCTGATATAACTACAGCAGGCATTGGATGAAGTCTCATAAGGTTTCTTAAGAATGTTACACCATCCATTTTAGGCATATTTATATCAATTGTTACTAAATCTGGCTCATATTCTTTGATTTTTTCTCTTGCATCATAAGCATCAAAAGCTTCTGCAATAACTTCAAAATCTTCAATATTATTAACCATATCTTTAATAATTCTTCTCATTGAAGGAGAATCATCAATTACTAAAACTGTATACATTTAATTCTACCCTACTTTATTAGAATAATTCGATTTCCATCTCTGGTTGAGCTTTACTTGAATCATCATCAAATAAGTCAACAGCACCAACATATTCTTTGATAACTGGTGCTTTTGTAATTTCTGTCTGTAATGCTTTTTCTTCTTTAAGAATTTTATTATCTGTTTCACTTTTCTGAGTTACTTTAATAAAAGTTTGAAAAG
This sequence is a window from Halarcobacter bivalviorum. Protein-coding genes within it:
- a CDS encoding tyrosine-type recombinase/integrase, which encodes MRYELDFCNSFDKTLLFWIERFIRYKLTTLSNSNVLDKEKLALIIQELVKGTDSIESLKTLVKEARNIGLSGINTYYNPLEKLFNFLTKLGLASMKEIDEELLSDFLASYTSGLSDASKKNHRIALLGLFSYIDKQNENQDGSSHLFKIELKNWGGLKGQSGTKLPAFMNKAEIDRFLEAINNFEFSLDTQYRNRLILKIIIYTGIRVSEMLNLRLKDIYKEDDVYILQVRGKGNKPRVVMIKTKIIENDLAFWLEQRDANDDLLVCNKKGNRLTQAYVSRIVENILTFAGIRKEKNGAHMLRHSFATLLYQKHQDLILVQEALGHADINTSRIYTHFDKHRLKATTNLMD
- the prmC gene encoding peptide chain release factor N(5)-glutamine methyltransferase, which gives rise to MTIKEVVRNYSQRLKQITHIPAKEVEILICHILEKNNIWLHLNYNNEFNQIEKLEKLINKREKDYPLEYLIGKASFYGESFLVRENVLIPRPETEILVDNAIEILKETQNKTVLEIGTGSGIISVMLALLIKDIKIIAVDINDDALALAKENAKKHSVEDKITFIKSDLYTDIDKNEDIFMTISNPPYIANNYKLPTNVKYEPSNALFGGEVGDELLKNIIDETSKREIKYLLCEMGYDQKKPLENYLNNFNIKDYSFYQDYEKFDRGFTIEFKN
- the hemW gene encoding radical SAM family heme chaperone HemW, producing the protein MLLYIHIPFCDSKCHYCAFNSYTTKFNLKKDYMKALNIQLKHDLENYCKDKTLETVFIGGGTPSTIKIEDYEETFKILENYIDKNTEITSESNPNSATKDWLQGMKNYGVNRISFGVQSFQENKLKELNRAHNAKSAITAIQNASCIGFDSINCDIIYGFKTDTFDNLKEDFSLAFSLPITHLSAYSLTLEEGTKFFNKSEVKIDDEELSYKIFDFLENNGFSQYEISNFARGKNYHSKHNFGYWQHKEYLGVGAGAVGYVNNQRYYPNKDLDEYIKNPTSYEVEELSNDDIKVEKVLLGFRCILGVELSVFTEDELKRVNHLIEEEKIYIKDKNVFNKNFLLADEISLYILE
- a CDS encoding M3 family metallopeptidase, whose amino-acid sequence is MFKEFDLTNLENSKSKLEEILENSKKEIEALLTIENKSYENFVKPYEEIGESINEFITPIFHIDSVKNSETTQKVYEECLPLISNYETEISQNDNIYRSLKDIQDNYYTTLNDIQKKVLENEIRDFKLSGCHLEEKDKKRLKEINLRLSELSQIFSQNLLNATNAYEMIIENYEDVKEIPKSDLEFAKFEEDGKTKYKFTLQMPSYLAYITYGSNRERREEIYKVYTTRAPENEKIIIEILSLKDEKVKILGFKNYAEYSLQTKMANEEIEVVTFLEELAKKGKNRAKEEIEELKKYALKDGISKIESYDLAYYSEKLKEEKYDIDEEYYRPYFEKNSVLNGFFNFLNKIFEVEFEKASDAKAWDKDVLVYNIKENSKVFARIYIDLEAKKEKRGGAWMNNWHSHYVNKNGEKRLPTAYIVCNFPQSKEGVPSLLRHSDVVTLFHEMGHALHHLFSKVPEAFVSGIAGVAWDVVEFPSQFLEYFSYDKEVLKMFAKHYETGEVLDDEAIDKLIKARNFQSALAMLRQIEFALFDFKLHQKLYKTESEIQGLLNNIRDEYAAIKPPEYNKFQNGFSHIFAGGYAAGYYSYKWAEVLSADAFYMFINSKKVFNKELAMKYKKSILEKGGSEDMNKLFYEFASREPSVDSLLKIDGIIS
- a CDS encoding aspartate kinase, with translation MLKVLKFGGTSVGSLERIQNVANIIKSMKDEGHDIIAVVSAMSGETNKLLDYAAHFSKNPVANEIDMLLSSGERVTSALLSIALNEQGYKTTSMSGREAGIVTDNAHMKARIESIDTTNMENAIKEGKIIIVAGFQGVTQDSSRVSTLGRGGSDLTAVAIAGAIDADVCEIYTDVDGIYTTDPRIEPKAKKLDKISYDEMLELASLGAKVLQNRSVEMAKKLNVNLVSRSSFTPEVEGTLITKEENIMEKPVVSGIALDKNQVRVGMYGVTDRPGIASSIFTALADANINVDMIVQTVGVDGKTDLDFTIPVTDWENCKLVMEKFKNDAENIDYNESICKVSIVGVGMKSHTGVASKAFTALANENINIRIISTSEIKVSMIIEEKYAELAVRALHDAYNLDK
- a CDS encoding RNA pyrophosphohydrolase: MTDKEMKDTKNKKNYRPNVAAIVLSAKYPEKCEIFIASRTDVENAWQFPQGGIDDGEKPNEALFRELEEEIGTRDVEIIAEYPKWVSYDFPPVIAKKMHPYDGQIQKYYLVKLKKGAKIDINTHIPEFSEYKFVPTENIYDYITFFKRTVYKQVLKYFKKEGFI
- a CDS encoding protein-glutamate methylesterase/protein-glutamine glutaminase, whose product is MYTVLVIDDSPSMRRIIKDMVNNIEDFEVIAEAFDAYDAREKIKEYEPDLVTIDINMPKMDGVTFLRNLMRLHPMPAVVISGESVRGNDIFDDGAVGFIPKPEAGESMISFGERIKENLLNLTFLLKRYTLKKPRPKKEVKTRTLEVNKKNHPDMLIPLRPAPLMGKKIIAIGSSTGGVESLLRVFKNLTNDLPPIVITQHIPYGFSKSFADRLNDNSSLRVQQAETGMVLENGHAYLAPGNMHMTIERTARGEYQIRLLDDIKISHHRPSVDVMFRSVNNAVGGAAMAVMMTGMGDDGTIAMKELHDNGAYTIAQNEASCVVFGMPAKAIQAGAVKDIVHLDEIAQYIIEFSKNKRR